One Cyprinus carpio isolate SPL01 chromosome A16, ASM1834038v1, whole genome shotgun sequence genomic region harbors:
- the zgc:158689 gene encoding brain-specific angiogenesis inhibitor 1-associated protein 2 codes for MSRSDEVNKMTENVYKGILDQFNPSLKNFVTMGKHYEKALTGVTVAAKGYFDALVKLGELASDSQGSKELGDTLFQMAEVHRQIQVQLEDVLKLFHSELLSQLEQKLELDIKYLTGTLKKYQSERKSKVESIERCQSQLKKLRRKSQASRHPNKYGDREMQYVELMSRRQGELDSLVAVGYRSALTEERRRYCFLVDRQCSVTKILTNYHCKVRELLSQKLSSWQQSCAQPTKLPERALNLLRHTAPLSSGGAGLAEVLRNAKLGISQPAEQRLSVQEVPPLLNGDSRPQQQQQSVPGLQSLQNPSSNGHAQSGSSASPAHSQTAVSGLQSPPSISHTFTSSHSSLQGLTPPLTAPHSPPLPHSAPLSRALTPVLLSGSPAAVSLLKTPDLYSTSTLPLPRRQSSETRQGFMGSTLPRVLPLCAPSRVEALFPHSPDSCEGDPGGSSCLLSFLPGDALSLLISEPRDGWHYGQNERTGRKGWFPFSYTQPFPNTPGQDLSAPVLSKVNSSSMGQLDRLPPTGQGPQVSPDSEDERSVLSQRISTFRPRPYSMMNPETSRTSPRLRLKDRMSTDFTAPPPSPSRINPFAHIRLKKTVTNDRSAPLIQ; via the exons ATGTCACGGTCAGATGAGGTCAACAAGATGACAGAAAATGTCTACAAG GGCATTCTGGACCAGTTCAACCCCAGTCTGAAGAATTTTGTCACCATGGGCAAACACTATGAAAAGGCTCTGACAG gCGTCACAGTGGCAGCGAAGGGTTATTTTGACGCTTTGGTCAAACTAGGAGAGCTGGCCAGTGACAGCCAGGGCTCAAAGGAACTAG GTGACACGTTGTTCCAGATGGCAGAGGTTCATCGGCAGATCCAGGTCCAGCTCGAGGATGTG CTGAAGCTGTTTCATTCAGAGCTGCTGTCTCAACTCGAGCAGAAACTGGAGCTAGACATCAAATATCTGACC GGAACGCTGAAGAAGTACCAGAGTGAGCGGAAGTCAAAGGTGGAGTCCATTGAGCGCTGCCAGTCACAGCTGAAGAAGCTGCGGAGGAAGAGCCAGGCTAGTCGCCATCCCAACAAATATGGAGACAGAGAGATGCAG TATGTGGAGCTGATGAGTCGCCGGCAGGGTGAGTTGGACTCGCTGGTTGCCGTTGGTTACCGCTCGGCTCTGACAGAAGAAAGGCGGCGCTATTGCTTTCTAGTGGACCGTCAGTGTTCAGTCACCAAGATCCTCACCAACTACCACTGCAAG GTGAGAGAGCTGCTGTCTCAGAAGCTGTCGTCGTGGCAGCAGTCATGTGCGCAGCCAACCAAGCTCCCGGAGCGAGCGCTGAACCTGCTGCGTCACACTGCCCCCCTGAGCTCTGGAGGAGCCGGCCTCGCCGAGGTCCTGCGCAACGCCAAACTGGGCATCTCTCAGCCCGCAGAACAA AGGCTGTCTGTGCAGGAGGTCCCGCCTCTGCTGAATGGTGACAGTCgtcctcagcagcagcagcagtccgTCCCGGGCCTTCAGTCTCTCCAGAACCCCTCCAGTAATGGACACGCCCAGTCCGGTTCTTCAGCCAGCCCCGCCCACTCACAGACAGCAGTGTCTGGGTTACAGTCTCCTCCCTCCATTAGCCACACCTTCACCTCCTCCCACAGTTCCCTGCAGGGCCTGACTCCGCCCCTGACGGCCCCCCACAGCCCTCCGCTGCCCCACAGCGCCCCTCTGTCCCGCGCGCTCACACCCGTCCTGCTGTCCGGCTCTCCTGCTGCTGTCAGTCTGCTGAAGACTCCCGATCTCTACTCCACCTCCACCCTGCCGCTGCCGAGGAGACAGTCCAGCGAGACTCGCCAGGGAttcatgg GCTCGACTCTCCCCCGTGTGCTCCCTCTCTGTGCTCCGTCCCGTGTGGAGGCTCTGTTCCCTCACTCCCCAGACTCCTGCGAGGGAGACCCAGGAGGAAGCTCATGCCTGCTGTCCTTCCTGCCCGGAGACGCTCTGTCCCTGCTGATCAGTGAGCCCAGAGACGGCTGGCACTACGGCCAGAACGAGCGCACGGGACG AAAAGGCTGGTTTCCCTTCTCCTACACACAGCCTTTCCCCAACACTCCCGGACAAGATCTCAG TGCTCCTGTCCTGTCGAAGGTGAACAGCAGCAGTATGGGGCAGCTGGACAGGCTTCCCCCCACGGGTCAGGGGCCGCAGGTCAGTCCTGACTCTGAGGACGAGAGGAGCGTCTTATCCCAGCGCATCAGCACCTTCAGACCGCGACCCTACAGCATGATGAACCCCGAGACCAGCAGGACGAGTCCACGACTGCGTCTGAAGGACAGG ATGTCGACTGATTTCACCGCTCCGCCTCCGTCACCCAGCAG GATCAACCCGTTCGCTCATATTCGGCTCAAGAAGACGGTGACCAATGACCGCTCCGCGCCTCTGATACAGTAG